A segment of the Filifactor alocis ATCC 35896 genome:
TTCAAAGCTATATGTCCACTTACCGTTTGCATCAGGACGCACTTCAGGGTTCTGAATTTGATGTCCGTTTGCATAAAGAATGACTGTAATTGATTCAGGACGTTTATTTTCTGCGTTGTTATTATCATCCCAAGTCTTTTCACCTTTTATGTCTATTGTTTTTTGCTTATTGGTGATTACAAATTCGTCTTTTGGAGAGCCTGTAATCGAACGTTCATATCCTGTCGGAACAACTTCTTCATCTACAGTATAAATTATTTCTGTACCTGTATTTTGATCATATTTCCTAAAATTTTTAAATGTATATTCCCAACTTGGAGCTGTTAGCTCATGCTCTTCCACTTTAACTTTATTAGCATACAAAACAACCTTTATTGAAGGTTTCTCAAAACCTATCCATTCTTTTCTCACCTTAATATCTATTGTTTCCGGTGCATTCCCAATATTTATTCTTGTGAGCTTGTCGGATGAAACAGGAACCGTATATTCTTGATCGTCTTTCATATAATGCTGTGGAGCTTCTGTTTCTTTTATGGTATACTCTCCCGGCGTAATCGGCATAGTTAAAGCTTCACCATTTACATCAGTTTCTACATAAATGCTGTCACCCGTACCTTTTTTTGTGATTTTAAATTTTGCACCTTTTAGCTTTGTTGTTTTTGTTTGATCCCATCCATCAAATTTGATAATCTTAATCCTGCTGTTAAAATCGTCATTCACTCCACCACCTGATTGGGAATCTAAAAATATACCATATGCCCTCACAGTTCCTACATCATCACCATTAGAATTCTTTCCGTTAAGCACTGCAGTATTTTCTAATAAAAGACCTTGTTTATAATTTGTGTAGTAATATAGTATATACCTTTTCCCGTTAAGATCTCCAAAGTCATACTTAAATGAACGTTTATCATTGAAAAACTCAATATTATCACTTATATCCTCTCCACTCTTTTCAACAAGTTTTCCATTTTTCAACTCCAATTCATGTAACATAAACTTCCCAACATACTCAATACCATCCAAATTGCCTGGAGCTTTTACCCTCAATGTATCTGTAACAACAGCACTCTTTAAACTACCATTAGTATTAACTCTGATCCTCCATCTAACCCAACCTTTGTCTGTCAATGTTTGTCCCGTGGTCTTATAAAGGACTTCTTGTGCATAATTCGGTGGTATATATGGTTTTAACTTAATGGTTGCTGTCGCTGAGCCAAACTTGATGTTCTTTTCAGTCGATCCTACAATCGAATCTATGTCTTGCCATCTCGCCGTTAAATTCATCTTTCCATCTTTGATTTGTTTACCGTTTACATAATCTGTAAAGGTAACTTTGATTGTACCTCCACCGGAATCTTGTCGTGTAATTACAGCCTTTGCAACCACGGTTGTTTCATTCTCTAAAAGCAAATCAAATTTAAGATATTGTTCCTCTTCGGGAAAATTAAACTCAGTCGGCAAGTCCAACTGAAAATAATCTCCCTCATTCAATATCTTAGCCTTATCTAAGACTTCCCACTTACAATTCAATCGAAATATTTGATTGGCAATATATCCATCCGGTTCTACAGAACCATTCGCATTTGTGACAGTAAACTCTGTAATATCAACTTCTACTTTTTTCGGTTCTTCTCGTAATTTTACTTCTTCCGGTTTTCCCGGTAGTTCTCCCGGTTTTCCTGAGTCTCCTTGTCCTTGTTCTTGTTGTCCGGGTTCTTGTCCTTGTTTCGGTTCTTGTTGCGGTTCTCCTTCTTGTACTTGTTGTTCTGCTTGTGGTTTTCCTTCGCCTTCAACAAATATATGATCATTAACCAAAGCCACTCCGATTATCATCATACAAGTCAAAAAAACAGAAAAAATCTGTCGAAAGTTTTTCTTTTGTTTCATTTGCATCTCTCCCTTATCCATTTATTTTGTCGATTACTCAAAAAAACTGCACTCTTTTTTTGAATAATCGAATTGATTTTTCTATTGTAGCATACTATCAATACAATTTCTACAAAAAATTATGATTTTCTATAACAATTTATATACAATCGACAATCGAAAAAATCTCGTTCCGCCTCTCTGTATTATCATCTGTTTCGCTCCCCTCTATATAGAGTTACTATTAGAAAATAATATCTCTATTCCGGTACCTACATACAAAGTGAAATGGAGTTTTTTTCAAAGTGAAAGCTATGATATTCGATTAGGTTTTCGTATCATAGCAAGCACTTCTATTTTTCTTAATCGGTCGATATCATAGGCATTCTTAAAGGCTTACCTTCCTTATATTCTTGGAATAAGATAGGACACCAATGCTTTGAATTCTTTGGATACACGGTCTGCCGTTTCTTGTACTTCTTTGTGATTTAATTTCTCTTTGGAAACTCCTGCCGCCATATTGGTAATACAAGAGATTCCGCAAACTTCCATTCCCATATGCCTTGCAGCGGTCGCTTCGCATGCAGTACTCATGCCTACTGCATCTCCACCCAGTATTCTGCACATTCTTATCTCCGCAGGAGTTTCATACGCAGGTCCGGTCAATTGGATATAGATACCTTCTCTCAGTTCAATTCCCAACCGTTTTCCGCTTTCTTTGATAATATCTTGTATTCTTGGACTATAGATATCACTCATATCAGGAAATCTGGTTCCCAATTCTTCCAAATTTTCTCCAATCAACGGACTTGGAACACCTGTTGCAATATGATCAGTAATCATCATAAAATCTCCCGGCTTATAATCGGTGTTCACTCCGCCTGCCGCATTGGTTAAGAACAGTTTTTTTGCTCCCAACATTCCCATCAATCTGGTCGGCAAAACAACATCACTCATCGGATATCCTTCATAATAATGAACACGTCCTTGCATAATGACAACCGGTGTATTTTCTACATATCCGAATACAAAACGTCCTTTATGTCCTTTTACCGTTGAAATTGGAAATCCTTCGATTTCATGATAATCTACTGTTGTGACAATATTGATTTCTTCTGCGAAATCTCCCAAACCTGAGCCTAAAATAAGGGCTACTTCGGGCTGAAAATCTACTTTTTCTTTCAAACTGTGAAAACACTTGTTTAACTTTTCATAAACCGGATTCATTCCTTTTTTCCTTTCTCTGTCAAATTAAATGATTTTTCAAATTCATCTACACTGCTATCAAACTCACTTGCTATGATTCCTTTTCTGTTTTCTGATATCAAATTTGACTTCAATATGGCATTTCAAACATGATACAACAACTGAAATATCCTTAGCAAGTGATTGCTCTCTGTAAGTTGATTGCTTGTGTTTTGTATGATTCTCTTCTTTACTTAAAATAATAGGGGTAGAACATTTCGTTCCAACCCCTAACTATTGTCATTCTTGTTATTTTATATTTTCTACAGTAACGATTTCTGCAGGAACTTTGTCTGCATCTTCTGCAACGGTATCTTTTTCTACTTTGATACTTCCGTCTTTCAAGCCTGCATAAATTTTGTCATAATCTGCTTGGTTGAATGTTTTGAATTTAGATGTTTCCATCGGAAGTTGAATTCCGTTTGTAGATGCATCCAATACAACGCTTACTCCACCTTCAAATTTATCTTGGTAGAAGTTGTCTATCGCGCCGTATACGGAGTCTCCCAAGTTTTTCATAGCGGAAGTGATAACTGTTTCTGATTCTTTTGATTGGTCTACGTCTACACCGATTACTACTTTTCCTGCTGTTTCGGCAGCTTTCATAACGGAGTTTCCTACTCCGCCGCCACAAGCAAAGATACATTCTGTTCCTTCGTTGAACCATGCGGAAGCTTTTGCCGCATTGTCAGGAGTTGCATCGAAGTTTCCTACGTATGTGTATTTCAAAGTAACGTCGCCTTTTGCAAGTCCAAGTTCTTTTGCTGCCGCATCTGCTCCTTGGATATATCCGTATCCGAAACGAACTACAGCAGGAACAGCGATTCCACCCATGAAACCAAGTTTACGATATCCGTCTTTTACCGCTGCGTAACCTGCGATATATCCCGCTTGTTCTTCTGCATAGAAAATAGAGTGAACATTTTCTGCAATTTCTACTTCTTTGTTGTCATTTACAGGAGCCGCATCGATAATAACAAATTTTACATCAGGATATTTCGTTTGTGCTTCATATACCGGATGTTCAAATAAAAATCCCGGTGTTACAATCAATTTTGCTCCGCCTTTTACTGCTAAATCAATGGCATTGATGCAAGCTTTATCTGATTTTTCTGTCGGTTTGTAGTATTTGCAAGTGATTCCATGCTCATCTGCATATTTTTTCAAGCCTTCCCAGGAACCTTGGTTGAATGACTTGTCATCAATTGTGCCGACATCTGTAATCAAAGCTAATTCATAACCGTCTTTGCTTTCTCCTTCTGTATAAGGAACATCCTCATCAGGCTTATTTGCTCCACATCCGGATAACAGACCTACTACCATAAGACTTGCCAAAACTGCACTCACTAATTTCTTTTTCATATTGTTTTTTCCTCCTCAAATACAATACGCTATTTTTTAATACCCCTTTGTTTCCTGACCTTTTATCATGGAAATCGCAGAACTTGTACCGATTCTGTCACATCCCGCTTCGATAAATGCTTCCATGTCCGCTACACTCTTAACGCCTCCCGCAGCTTTCATTTTCACATGTTCTCCAATATATTTTTTGAATAATCGGATGTCTTCGAGCGTGGCACCCCCTGTGCCGAAACCTGTGGATGTTTTTATATAATCAGCACCTGCTTGAGTTACTGATTTACATATAGCAATTTTTTCTTCATTTGTCAAGTAGCAAGTTTCAACAATCACTTTCAAAATATGATTTCCGGCGGTTTCTTTTAATCGTTTAATCTCTTCTGTCACTTTATCGTAGTCACCGTTTTTGACATCGCCGATGTTGATGACCATATCAATTTCGTTCGCTCCGTCCAAAATTGCCTGTTTTACCTCTGCAATCTTGGACTCTGTAGAATTATAACCTAACGGAAATCCCACCACCGTACAGATATTGATTTTGTCCTGATACTTATCATGCACACGCTTGATATAGGACTGCGGAATGCAAACAGATGCTGTTTGATACTCGATTGCTTCCTCACACAATGTTTGAATGTCATTCCATGTAGCAAATGCTTTTAACTGTGTGTGATCTACATGGCTTAAAATTTCTTTTGTTTCCATTTCTTTCCTCCATACAATTCCATACAATCGGTTTTTCTTTTCCTCTTAAATGAAAAAGAAAAATATTTTGCTAAAATCTCTCTACCTTATCTTTGGTCACACGAGCATATATCAAAGGAATATGCGCAGGTTCTGTAGGCTGAATCTGAATTGCCGATTGATATCTCTCTTCCGCATCTTGGAACAGTTCTTCTTTCGATGCGTAGAATACAGCGATTCGTTCTCCTTTTTTGACATAATCTCCTGTCTTCTTCTCAATGATAATACCTGCCGTATAGTCAATCTCACTGTCTTTTGTTTCTCTTCCGGCTCCCAACATCACGGAGGCAATGCCGCAACTTTCTGTATTCATATCGTGAATATAGCCGTCTTCTTTTGCCAAAACATCATATGAAAACGGTGCTTTCTCAAATTTTTCGGTGTCTAAAATAACAGAACTGTCTCCACCTTGAGCTCCTACCATTTCTACCAATTTACAAAGTGCACTCCCGTCTTCCAATGTCTTCTTTGCAAGTCGAATACACTCCTCTATACTTCCTTTTCCTGCAAGGTACATCATATTCCCCGCAAGTTGCAAACACACTTCTGTCAAATCCTTCGGTCCCTGTCCTTTCAAGGTTTGTACCGCTTCTTTTACTTCAAGATTGTTTCCGATATTTTTTCCAAGCGGAATATCCATATCTGTAATCAACGCAACGGTCTTTTTTCCTGCGTGTTCGCCGATAGAAACCATTTCTTTGGCAAGTTCAATCGAATCTTCCACCGTTTTCATAAAAGCACCGCTGCCTGTTTTGACATCCAAAACAATTCCGTCATTTCCGGCAGCAAGCTTTTTGCTCATAATGGACACTGCAATCAAAGGAATGCTGTCTACAGTTGCAGTCACATCCCGAAGAGCATACAGTTTTTTGTCGGCAGGTGCTAAGTTGCCTGATTGACCGATTACGCTCAATCCTGTCTTGTTCACCACTTCAAAAAATTTTTCTTCTGTCAGTGTGGTTTGAAAACCCGGAATCGATTCCAACTTATCCACTGTTCCTCCGGTATGTCCCAACCCTCTGCCTGACATCTTTGCCACCTTCACTCCACAAGCAGCAACAATTGGTGCAACAATCAGAGTGGTCTTATCTCCAACTCCGCCTGTAGAATGCTTATCCACTTTCATTCCATGTATGCTCGACAAATCAACCATATCTCCGGAATGGGCGACTGCTTGTGTCATTGTTGCTGTCTCTTCTTTTGTCATCCCCTGAAAATAAACAGCCATCAGAAATGCTGACATCTGATAGTCCGGAATCGTTCCTTGAACATAGCTTGTTACCATATAGTCGATTTCTTCTTTCGTCAGGGATTTTCCGTTTCTTTTTTTGATAATCAAATCATACATTCTTATTGCCATTGTGTTCCCTCACATTCTCTGTTTCATATCTTCCTTATCAAGTATATCTTAATTATCTGCTTCCCTTATCATACGGAATTCCTTCCGCTCTCGGTGCTTGAGAAGACTTAGAGGAGAATGCCAGCACAATCAGAGTTGCCATATAAGGAATCATTTTATACACTTCATTCGGAAGAGGTAACCCTTTCAGCACCGGAATCGCAGAATATCCGCTCGCCAATGTTTTCATAATTCCGAAGAAAAATGCCGCCATAAAGATTCGCTTACTTCTCCATTGACCGAAAATCAATACTGCCAACGCAAGGAATCCATATCCTGCAACGCTTGCATTAAAGTTGGTAGAAGTCGGAATCACAAATACCAATCCTCCGATTCCTGCCAACACTCCTGATATGATAACACCGGCATATCGAATTCGATAGACATTGACACCGACAGAATCCGCTGCACTCGGATGTTCCCCACATGCACGCAAGCGTAAGCCGAACTTTGTCTTTTGGATGACGAATGCCGCAACGATATAGATGATGAATCCCAGATAAGTTGTGATATAACAATTTTGGAAGAACAACGGTCCGACAATCGGAATACTTCCCAAAACCGGAACTTTTGTGAATCGGAAAGAATCTATAAATTGAATTTGTTGCATTCCTTGTAATGTTCTTGCCACAAAGATTGCAAATGCAGGTGCAAACATATTTAAGGCTGTACCGCTAATCGTCTGATCCGCTTTCATATTGATTGCGGCAAAGGCGTGCAATAAGGAAAACAATCCCCCTGTCACACCGGCAATCAAGATTGCAATCATAAGCAACATTTGACCGCTCATATAATCCTGAGTAAGATTGATGAACAAAATTCCCGTAAATGCTCCAAATACCATGATTCCTTCCAAAGCAATGTTGATGACACCGCTTCTCTCAGAATACATTGCGCCGATTGCTACAATCAGTAGAGGGATTGCAAAAAACATGGTCTGTTGAACGACAAAATACAATATATTCATTTATTCTCCCTCCTTCTGTCTGTTGTCTTTTCTTCTTTGAATATGATAAATCAATTCTTTGAACAAAAGCGACAATGCTCCGCAATAGATAATTGCCGCAATAATAATATCAATTACTTCAGGTGCGAAATCAAACAACTGCATATTGTTTCCGCCGACTGTGATGTATCCGATGAACAATCCTGAAAATAAAATCCCAATCGGATTGGATTGTCCCAACAAAGCAACCGAAATTCCCGCAAATCCCTCCGGAGAAATGATATCCAACACTTGTAAGTATTTTCCGGAATCTGAAAGGTAAAGCAAAGCTCCTCCTACTCCTGCCAGTGCTCCTGCAATCATCATGGATAGCACAATATTTTTCTTGGCATTGATTCCGGCATATTTGCTCGCAAATTCATTCTTTCCGCAGGCTTTCAACTCATATCCGAGCACTGTTTTTTCTAAGATGATGTAGGTCAGAACTACAAATCCGATTACAATCAAAATTCCGATGTTGATGCTTGTACCCGGAAAAATCTTGTCCAATCCACCCTTTGAAAGAGTTGCTGTCTTTGCAACGGCTAAAGATTGATTTTTCAAAGAATCGTAGATACTTCTTTGAATCATCATATTCACAGCATACATTCCGATATAGTTCATCATAATGGATGA
Coding sequences within it:
- a CDS encoding ABC transporter permease, producing the protein MKHKKNIFGGEKIANLGSSLLAIVCGLLFGLIILLISNPKEAFGGFAMIVQGGFTDGMQGIGQVLYIATPIIMTGLSVGFAFKTGLFNIGASGQFTMGAFTAIYVGVKWDFLPSGIHCLVALLMALLAGALWGLIPGLLKAYMNVNEVISSIMMNYIGMYAVNMMIQRSIYDSLKNQSLAVAKTATLSKGGLDKIFPGTSINIGILIVIGFVVLTYIILEKTVLGYELKACGKNEFASKYAGINAKKNIVLSMMIAGALAGVGGALLYLSDSGKYLQVLDIISPEGFAGISVALLGQSNPIGILFSGLFIGYITVGGNNMQLFDFAPEVIDIIIAAIIYCGALSLLFKELIYHIQRRKDNRQKEGE
- the deoC gene encoding deoxyribose-phosphate aldolase — encoded protein: METKEILSHVDHTQLKAFATWNDIQTLCEEAIEYQTASVCIPQSYIKRVHDKYQDKINICTVVGFPLGYNSTESKIAEVKQAILDGANEIDMVINIGDVKNGDYDKVTEEIKRLKETAGNHILKVIVETCYLTNEEKIAICKSVTQAGADYIKTSTGFGTGGATLEDIRLFKKYIGEHVKMKAAGGVKSVADMEAFIEAGCDRIGTSSAISMIKGQETKGY
- a CDS encoding purine-nucleoside phosphorylase, whose protein sequence is MNPVYEKLNKCFHSLKEKVDFQPEVALILGSGLGDFAEEINIVTTVDYHEIEGFPISTVKGHKGRFVFGYVENTPVVIMQGRVHYYEGYPMSDVVLPTRLMGMLGAKKLFLTNAAGGVNTDYKPGDFMMITDHIATGVPSPLIGENLEELGTRFPDMSDIYSPRIQDIIKESGKRLGIELREGIYIQLTGPAYETPAEIRMCRILGGDAVGMSTACEATAARHMGMEVCGISCITNMAAGVSKEKLNHKEVQETADRVSKEFKALVSYLIPRI
- a CDS encoding ABC transporter permease — encoded protein: MNILYFVVQQTMFFAIPLLIVAIGAMYSERSGVINIALEGIMVFGAFTGILFINLTQDYMSGQMLLMIAILIAGVTGGLFSLLHAFAAINMKADQTISGTALNMFAPAFAIFVARTLQGMQQIQFIDSFRFTKVPVLGSIPIVGPLFFQNCYITTYLGFIIYIVAAFVIQKTKFGLRLRACGEHPSAADSVGVNVYRIRYAGVIISGVLAGIGGLVFVIPTSTNFNASVAGYGFLALAVLIFGQWRSKRIFMAAFFFGIMKTLASGYSAIPVLKGLPLPNEVYKMIPYMATLIVLAFSSKSSQAPRAEGIPYDKGSR
- a CDS encoding BMP family lipoprotein, producing MKKKLVSAVLASLMVVGLLSGCGANKPDEDVPYTEGESKDGYELALITDVGTIDDKSFNQGSWEGLKKYADEHGITCKYYKPTEKSDKACINAIDLAVKGGAKLIVTPGFLFEHPVYEAQTKYPDVKFVIIDAAPVNDNKEVEIAENVHSIFYAEEQAGYIAGYAAVKDGYRKLGFMGGIAVPAVVRFGYGYIQGADAAAKELGLAKGDVTLKYTYVGNFDATPDNAAKASAWFNEGTECIFACGGGVGNSVMKAAETAGKVVIGVDVDQSKESETVITSAMKNLGDSVYGAIDNFYQDKFEGGVSVVLDASTNGIQLPMETSKFKTFNQADYDKIYAGLKDGSIKVEKDTVAEDADKVPAEIVTVENIK
- a CDS encoding pyrimidine-nucleoside phosphorylase, with translation MRMYDLIIKKRNGKSLTKEEIDYMVTSYVQGTIPDYQMSAFLMAVYFQGMTKEETATMTQAVAHSGDMVDLSSIHGMKVDKHSTGGVGDKTTLIVAPIVAACGVKVAKMSGRGLGHTGGTVDKLESIPGFQTTLTEEKFFEVVNKTGLSVIGQSGNLAPADKKLYALRDVTATVDSIPLIAVSIMSKKLAAGNDGIVLDVKTGSGAFMKTVEDSIELAKEMVSIGEHAGKKTVALITDMDIPLGKNIGNNLEVKEAVQTLKGQGPKDLTEVCLQLAGNMMYLAGKGSIEECIRLAKKTLEDGSALCKLVEMVGAQGGDSSVILDTEKFEKAPFSYDVLAKEDGYIHDMNTESCGIASVMLGAGRETKDSEIDYTAGIIIEKKTGDYVKKGERIAVFYASKEELFQDAEERYQSAIQIQPTEPAHIPLIYARVTKDKVERF
- a CDS encoding Cna B-type domain-containing protein, translating into MKQKKNFRQIFSVFLTCMMIIGVALVNDHIFVEGEGKPQAEQQVQEGEPQQEPKQGQEPGQQEQGQGDSGKPGELPGKPEEVKLREEPKKVEVDITEFTVTNANGSVEPDGYIANQIFRLNCKWEVLDKAKILNEGDYFQLDLPTEFNFPEEEQYLKFDLLLENETTVVAKAVITRQDSGGGTIKVTFTDYVNGKQIKDGKMNLTARWQDIDSIVGSTEKNIKFGSATATIKLKPYIPPNYAQEVLYKTTGQTLTDKGWVRWRIRVNTNGSLKSAVVTDTLRVKAPGNLDGIEYVGKFMLHELELKNGKLVEKSGEDISDNIEFFNDKRSFKYDFGDLNGKRYILYYYTNYKQGLLLENTAVLNGKNSNGDDVGTVRAYGIFLDSQSGGGVNDDFNSRIKIIKFDGWDQTKTTKLKGAKFKITKKGTGDSIYVETDVNGEALTMPITPGEYTIKETEAPQHYMKDDQEYTVPVSSDKLTRINIGNAPETIDIKVRKEWIGFEKPSIKVVLYANKVKVEEHELTAPSWEYTFKNFRKYDQNTGTEIIYTVDEEVVPTGYERSITGSPKDEFVITNKQKTIDIKGEKTWDDNNNAENKRPESITVILYANGHQIQNPEVRPDANGKWTYSFEGLQEYDSQGNKITYTIKEEPVPGYTSEVNGYNITNTYNPQNSGGGGSGGGQSGGGSGGTGGDDSNKPKPNDPKPNNPKPNNPTQNGPTPSDDSTGMGGATPPDSSVVSNDSTTSKNTVAPKNQKMPKSPVLTDKQGVKKTAQAGRRLPKTGEGANPTLYAWMLGALGSMLVLVGYRKRKTVK